The following coding sequences are from one Deltaproteobacteria bacterium window:
- a CDS encoding AI-2E family transporter, whose product MADQNENNGEKKPGVFADYGGAFLLLCVLCSLILVFQVLKPFFTVFVLAAFLAVLAQPVKKRLDRLTRYRQTLSVFLTILALILFVIIPLVLLFSLLAAESYQAYSWINQKVQSGVLENVQGGVLGKRFVEPVLTWLGSHFQSLDVDAVRNMLSAESISRNLAGAAGKITNMVIAFAGSTVTAITATLWQFVLLLFALFYFLKDGKKVLGWGFHLLPLPSSLEKEIVKCFSDVSRSAFFGSFLTSVIQGILGGMGFFIAGLPPLVWGVVMAFFSMIPLAGTAAIWLPASILLILTERVGHGIFLLCWGVFVISASDNFLRPFLMRGRSDLPPVLVFFSILGGLAAFGLLGVLIGPLSMVILIAFLRAYEEAAKPVLDELDKR is encoded by the coding sequence ATGGCAGACCAGAACGAAAATAACGGGGAAAAAAAGCCGGGCGTTTTCGCCGATTACGGCGGGGCCTTCCTGTTGCTCTGCGTCCTTTGCTCGCTGATCCTTGTTTTCCAGGTTCTGAAGCCATTTTTCACCGTTTTCGTTCTGGCGGCCTTTCTGGCCGTCCTGGCCCAGCCGGTAAAAAAGCGTCTGGACAGGCTGACCCGCTACCGTCAGACGCTTTCGGTCTTCCTCACCATCCTGGCCCTTATACTCTTCGTCATAATCCCCCTCGTGCTTCTTTTTTCGCTTCTTGCGGCTGAATCCTATCAGGCTTATTCATGGATCAACCAGAAGGTTCAAAGCGGAGTTCTGGAAAATGTTCAGGGCGGGGTTCTTGGCAAGAGGTTTGTCGAGCCTGTTCTTACCTGGCTTGGCAGCCATTTTCAAAGCCTGGATGTTGACGCCGTACGGAATATGCTCAGCGCCGAGTCCATCAGCAGGAACCTCGCCGGAGCCGCAGGAAAAATCACCAACATGGTGATCGCCTTTGCGGGTTCAACCGTAACCGCCATAACCGCCACCCTCTGGCAGTTCGTGCTTTTGCTTTTCGCGCTATTCTATTTTTTGAAGGACGGCAAAAAAGTTCTCGGATGGGGCTTTCACCTTCTGCCGCTCCCTTCCAGCCTTGAAAAAGAGATAGTGAAATGCTTTTCCGATGTCAGCCGTTCGGCTTTTTTCGGAAGTTTTCTCACCTCCGTGATTCAAGGAATATTGGGCGGGATGGGCTTCTTCATAGCGGGTCTTCCTCCCTTGGTGTGGGGCGTGGTCATGGCCTTCTTCTCCATGATCCCCCTTGCGGGGACAGCGGCGATATGGCTGCCGGCCTCCATTCTTTTGATTCTCACCGAACGGGTCGGCCACGGCATATTCCTTTTGTGCTGGGGGGTTTTTGTAATTTCGGCCAGCGACAATTTTTTGCGGCCCTTTCTCATGAGGGGCAGAAGCGACCTGCCGCCGGTTCTGGTGTTTTTTTCGATTCTGGGGGGGCTCGCCGCTTTCGGGCTTTTGGGGGTGCTCATCGGCCCCCTTTCCATGGTGATCCTCATAGCCTTTTTAAGGGCCTACGAGGAGGCTGCAAAACCCGTTCTGGACGAGCTGGACAAAAGATGA
- a CDS encoding sugar phosphate isomerase/epimerase — MKAPETSWAKAAAAAHVSIPYGRLLKEFLPLVVSRKRNVEVGLDSNALDDYPLSDFRKTAALFSRHGISCTLHAPFIDLSPGAQDRAILTATRERFRQFAGVARLFDPLCVVVHTGWDRKHYGYVEKEWMDTATATLEKLTVSLAETTRAFVALENVYEKTPKVLLELLRRINHKRLGFCLDTGHVNTFSGTPLDQWLAALGPKIREIHLHDNTGEDDHHLAPGRGSIDFAPLVSFMKGRPSDIIITLEVHTPDGVVGGLEFINRNF, encoded by the coding sequence ATGAAAGCCCCGGAAACAAGCTGGGCCAAAGCAGCGGCCGCCGCCCATGTATCCATCCCCTATGGGAGGCTGTTAAAGGAATTCCTGCCCCTTGTGGTCTCCCGCAAGAGGAACGTGGAAGTGGGCCTCGATTCAAACGCCCTGGACGATTATCCCCTTTCGGATTTCAGGAAGACCGCCGCTCTTTTTTCGCGTCACGGGATTTCCTGCACCCTTCACGCGCCCTTCATAGATCTGTCTCCAGGAGCCCAGGACAGGGCGATTCTTACCGCCACCAGGGAGCGTTTCCGCCAGTTCGCGGGCGTGGCGAGGCTTTTCGATCCCTTGTGCGTGGTGGTTCACACGGGCTGGGACCGCAAGCATTACGGCTACGTTGAAAAAGAATGGATGGACACGGCGACGGCCACCCTGGAAAAGCTCACCGTCTCCCTTGCGGAAACCACGCGGGCCTTCGTGGCCCTGGAAAACGTTTACGAGAAGACCCCCAAGGTTCTTCTGGAGCTTTTGCGGCGCATAAACCACAAGCGCCTGGGGTTCTGCCTTGACACCGGCCACGTCAACACCTTCTCCGGGACGCCCCTCGATCAGTGGCTGGCGGCCCTTGGCCCCAAAATCAGGGAAATCCACCTTCACGACAACACGGGCGAGGACGACCACCACCTTGCCCCCGGCAGGGGCTCCATAGATTTCGCCCCCCTTGTCTCGTTCATGAAAGGCCGCCCTTCCGACATCATTATAACCCTTGAGGTCCATACCCCGGATGGTGTTGTGGGGGGGCTTGAGTTCATAAACCGGAATTTCTGA
- a CDS encoding heavy-metal-associated domain-containing protein, with protein sequence MEKTFSIPNISCGHCVMSIKNELSEMKGVSTVSGDPATKKITVAFDAPATEEAIRKTLAEINYPAE encoded by the coding sequence ATGGAAAAGACCTTTTCGATCCCCAACATCTCCTGCGGCCACTGCGTGATGAGCATCAAAAACGAGCTTTCCGAAATGAAGGGCGTAAGCACCGTTTCGGGAGACCCGGCAACAAAGAAAATCACCGTGGCCTTTGACGCGCCTGCAACAGAGGAAGCCATCCGCAAGACCCTTGCCGAAATCAATTACCCGGCGGAATAA
- a CDS encoding MoxR family ATPase, producing the protein MEFSSVNDVKDRLESHGYICSNVAATVVFLAQATNKPVLVEGPAGVGKTELAKAVSRATGRNLIRLQCYEGLDEAKALYEWEYAKQLLYTQMVKEKIGQVICDAQTLPEAVDRIAAQEDAFFSERFIQPRPLLAALTSEKPVVLLVDEVDKSDPEFEAFLLEVLSDFQVSIPELGTKKAIHIPIVFLTSNNYRDMSDALKRRCLHLYIDYPDRDLETRIVRLKHPNIENALTEKLVDAVRAIRELDLKKKPCISETLDWAQSLIILQASDLSPKILSETLGVLVKYRSDSDKVRENLGKIEKSAGLSCSS; encoded by the coding sequence ATGGAATTTTCATCCGTAAACGACGTAAAGGACCGCCTGGAAAGCCACGGCTACATCTGCTCCAACGTTGCGGCCACAGTGGTTTTCCTGGCCCAGGCCACAAACAAGCCCGTGCTGGTGGAAGGCCCGGCGGGCGTGGGCAAGACCGAGCTCGCAAAGGCCGTGTCCCGCGCCACCGGGCGCAACCTCATAAGGCTCCAGTGCTACGAGGGCCTGGACGAAGCCAAGGCGCTCTACGAGTGGGAGTACGCCAAGCAGCTTTTGTACACCCAGATGGTGAAGGAAAAGATCGGCCAGGTGATCTGCGACGCCCAGACCCTTCCCGAAGCGGTTGACCGCATAGCGGCCCAGGAGGACGCCTTTTTCTCCGAGCGTTTCATCCAGCCCCGGCCCCTTCTCGCGGCCCTCACCTCCGAAAAGCCGGTGGTCTTGCTGGTGGACGAGGTGGACAAGTCCGACCCCGAATTCGAGGCCTTCCTGCTGGAGGTTTTGAGCGACTTTCAGGTTTCGATTCCCGAACTGGGCACCAAGAAGGCCATCCACATCCCCATCGTGTTCCTTACGTCCAACAACTACCGGGACATGTCAGACGCCTTGAAGCGCCGATGCCTGCACCTTTACATCGATTACCCGGACCGCGACCTGGAAACCCGCATAGTGCGCTTAAAGCACCCGAATATCGAAAACGCCCTCACGGAAAAACTGGTTGACGCGGTAAGGGCCATACGGGAGCTTGATCTCAAGAAAAAGCCCTGCATCTCCGAAACCCTGGACTGGGCCCAGTCCCTCATCATTTTGCAGGCATCCGACCTTTCGCCCAAGATTCTGTCCGAGACCCTGGGGGTTTTGGTGAAGTACAGGAGCGATTCCGACAAGGTGCGGGAAAACCTCGGTAAAATCGAAAAATCAGCAGGGCTTTCATGCTCCAGCTAG